Proteins encoded within one genomic window of Canis lupus familiaris isolate Mischka breed German Shepherd chromosome 12, alternate assembly UU_Cfam_GSD_1.0, whole genome shotgun sequence:
- the MRAP2 gene encoding melanocortin-2 receptor accessory protein 2 isoform X3 — MNSFVSDFGRPLEPDKVFSRQGNDESRSLFHCYINEVEHLDRAKVCHQTTVLDSSVRLQEAIRSNGRPEEELNRLMKFDIPNFVNTDQNSSFGEDDLLISEPPIVLENKPVSQTSHKDLD, encoded by the coding sequence ATGAATAGCTTTGTGTCAGACTTTGGAAGACCACTGGAGCCAGATAAGGTGTTTTCTCGACAGGGCAATGATGAATCCAGGTCTCTCTTTCATTGCTACATCAATGAAGTGGAACACTTGGATAGGGCTAAAGTTTGTCATCAGACCACGGTCCTTGACAGCAGTGTTCGACTCCAGGAAGCCATTAGAAGCAATGGGCGTCCAGAGGAGGAGCTGAATAGGCTTATGAAGTTTGATATCCCTAACTTTGTGAATACAGACCAGAACTCCTCCTTTGGGGAGGATGATCTTCTAATTTCAGAACCACCTATTGTTCTAGAAAATAAGCCAGTTTCCCAGACCTCACACAAAGACCTGGATTGA